In the genome of Lactuca sativa cultivar Salinas chromosome 3, Lsat_Salinas_v11, whole genome shotgun sequence, the window gtaaaattacataaaaactaTGTTGGTGCTTATAGAATTTCAAAAATGTAAATTCCTTTAAGGACACGAGTTCTGTCACGTGGTTATTAGCAGTCAAGAATTTGTGATCTTCATGTTGATTTTACATTTATGTTATGTTTTCGGTTCGTCCGATAACATGCCTCTCTCATTCTACCTTTcatataatcaaattttatcgTGAGTAATCAATCGGAGTTCTAGACGAAACatggtaataataataataataataataataataataataataataataataattagattTATGGTGTGTTTGGAAAAACTAGTCCGTAGCTGACAGCTAGTAACTAGTAGTTGGTTACTAGAAGTTATAACTTTTATTTGTATATAAATATtcggaaaaaaaataataatagctagtttttaaaagtgtaaaaattacATAAAACGTAAAAGCTAAGAGCTCTAAGAAACCTATCTAACGATTTTGTTTTTTGTCGGCTGTATCTTAAAACCTATAATATAGATCTCAAAAATTTCATTCCATGCACGCCCTTATTATTTGTGACAGTTTGATGTttaaatttttaatgttaaattgTGGGCTTGTTTGTGTTGGTGATAACAATTGGATAAATTACTTATCTtttctaataaatgaagatcttttttgtcacttgtcacactctcatttaatttgtcaaatgttgttttatggttattttgaattactccacatgtcattttatgagttttttattttattaaatttcatttaaatgtaataactacaataaatatagtaataaattgatatcaatttcattactaaaattaccttttaatttcaaaattctcaaaattgaagctcattagtttcttttatttatttaaattatttgtttaaatttaaaagataaaaaatattttcatcatagtaattcattattttttttattttcttttaaattcaaagttctcaaatattttgacatttatatttaactttttttttaaattaacacatgtaatacatgagtctcacaactagtcGATATTATATATCCAATCGTTTATTAGATATATTAACAATTCGATAATCAGTCCTCAATATTAGTTATGTGCTCTGAAAGTATTTATTCAAGTAACCGCACTTGAAAGCGATCTAAATTGTGACACTTGTAAAAAACTCTACCATGTCTCTATTGAATGATTTTTATTCACTACCTCTGCCTCTATATGACGATCGTCCCTTTCCACTGCAACTTTGAATTTATATAAAGCATGGTCTCCATCGTTTCAACGCTTAAACTTCTTCTCATGTGTTGCTAACAAGTGAGCTCCAAAGTTCATCGagtgctgtttttttttttttttctatatctaTTGATTCTTCAATCGACATGAAAATGCATGTGAATATCTCAGTTTCCACTTTCTGGAATTCGACATCCTTTCTCCATTGTCGTGCATTTGTTTAGTCGGTATATTTTCCATGAAAAAATAATGATACATTATGCATCCATGAATATATGAAAAACCGTACAATAAATGGTATATGTCCACTAATAATAAGAAGAAAAGTTTTCTGATTTCTAAACGTTTTTTACTGTTGCATGTTGTTAATTCTTGAGGAATCAATGCTATTAAATAATTTATAACTCAACTAGAAAAGTCTTAGAATACATATTGAAAAGGACAAAACAAAATTCACCTAAAAAGAAAAGACTCACTCACGTGAACCCTACCAACTCAATCCAAAATAGGTTGGGTTGAGATTCAACCTATTTAAGATTGATGGATCAATCCATCTAACTCATTTAATTAAATAAGTTGAATTAGGTTAAATATTATCAATTTGTCAATCCgtttaactttaatatatatttaattaaacaattatttgagtattattatatattaatcaaagtattaatttataaattatgatattgtattattatttatgttttataaaaattcaaTCCTAATTTACATCTTCTTTTTAACATTAATTACTCTTCAAAATCACTTTGAAAATAAACATTTATAATGTTATTTAaacaatttatttgtatttatgaattTGGATTATGCTTTTGTCATATTTATGAAGTTTTATTTACATTTGGAACTAATTTAAGTGGTATAATATTTAGttagttaatttatttatttgattgtaaatAGGTTAACACAAGTTTAACCTATTTATTTAATAGATTTTGTCGGAAACTACATACACAAATCAACCCGATAACAATCCATTTATCTAAAGATTAGGTTGACTTGAAAATATCAACCCAACCCATGACCACCCATTGTCTTTGTGTGTCGCTTCCTTTAACATTTTCACCAGCTATGTGAAATGAGATAAATATTGGACTAGATACAAACAAaatgaaattatttaaaaatttaaatactACAAGAATATAATTACAATTCCCATCAACCAAAAAGAATACAAGCAAATCATGTCTTCTTTATACCATTATGACATGTTTAGCTCGTAAAAAACTTATTGTCCTTCGTATAACATTATATGACCTGTTATAAGTTATAACCAGGGACAATAGCTCTTTGTTTAGGGACATTATAGAAAAATGCAAATAGTTGGTCGGCCAATTTAATTCTTCTGTTTATCATAATTTTGTATGTTTCttacttttttttataaatatgtttATCTAGATCGTTAATAGTTTAGATTTTGGCTCAATGATGTAGTATTTGCTTCATATCTATTGAGGGTTATTGGTGACTATGATATCTCAATTTTTTTCTTCCTCAAGTGTAGAATGCTCATCTACACTCACACAGTTTATTCAATCCAAAAAAGAAacagttgttttttttttcatacaacACTTCTTTCAAAAGAGACATCATTTAAAAAGAATCCAAAACATTTTCACAAATGAAGCGAACACCTGACTGAAATTACAGAAAACTCCAATCAACAATTGTCAACTCGAGCCACCATGGgaattattttgtcattttggagCACATCACTGTTAGCTTAGTGgttatcttcttcttcacaaaactTTGAATACTGATCGCAGTCCATTAGAGATTTAACCTCATCAGTGTTGCTCATCTCAACTTTTATAATCCATCCATTCTCATATGGGCTCCCGTTTACCTGAAAACATTACTTAATTTTTTATCAGATTAGGGAGTAGACAGGGTTGTGTAAATTCTATTTATTATATCTCTAAAAAAAAGGAGCAATGGAAAAGTTACCAAGCCAGGTGAGCTGGTGAGTTGTTCATTGATTTCAACGACTTTGCCAGAAACAGGAGAGTTAATATCACTAGTAGCCTTAACACTTTCAACTGCACCAAAACCACTACCTTGTGTTACATCTGTCCCTACTTCTGGTAACTCAACATACACCACATCCCCCAAGTGATCCTGAGCATGATCTGTAATCCCTATTGTCACACACTTGCCTTCAATTTTTGCCCATTCATGTGAATCTGCATACTTTAGATCCTTCACAACTGAAACCAATACAAAATCACGTTATCAGTCTAAACATTCCTAATCACCATAATAATAGATTTAGCATCATTCTGTATGGTTAAATGTACTTTTTTCGAATTTATTCAATGAATAAAAGGTTTGTCTAATGTACAGGATACCATTTCATAATCTTGGTCTTTTCCTATATCATGACTTGATTTTCCCTAAATTAGAATCCTGACAATCTCCAGATCTCCCAGTTTAACTTACTATTAAGGATTATTAACTTACTATTAAGGGCTTAGAATCGTCTCTATGTAGGATTTAGTAATCTAGATTGATGCTCACATTATGAACATCATGAAATTCGAAGATGCATGTAACCAGAACTCCTGCGCACACATCGAGAAACTAGATCACTTGACATGATCGAGCATGTTCATTTCTAAAAGAGAATTCATCAAAATCGATTCGAAAAATTAACGAAAACTATCAAGCTGTAACGTTTTTCAAGACGGATCATACAAAATTGTGTGTTCTAGACAGTAGATAAGAGTATCAGATTTTGAAtgtaagaaaaccctagatcacaTGGAAATCTGGGGGGGAACCGATGAAATCAAAAGTAGTGTAGAAAGGTGATGGAAGTGGAGTGATTACCAGAAGCAAAACCTCTGTTGAAAGTAGCGATCTTGAGGTATGAAGCAGCTTTGGATGCCCATAATCTTGATGCCATCGCCATTGTTATTGATAAATAGATTCACCAAGCAACTGTTCCCCTGCTCCTCTAGCAATAGCAAGGGTAAAGAAAGGGTTTATGTGTGTGAAACTTCCCACTAGTATGTGTGTAGTGCGTTGCTAGGTCACTTCATTTTAGGTAATAACGATCCAAAAAAACATAAttgtcaaaataaaaaataaaaactattaacaaatttaataatatatataaaaatgaagGGGGTAAATACTAAATATGAAAAGTTTGTCACCAAACGTAACGATCCCGCATTGCCCGGGTGAGCATCATCAGGGTTGGTGGAGtgaaaagggaaaagaaaaaacaaatagTGACGTCATAATTATCcaaattaatatgtttattttgtattttttttttttttggtatggcAAGtagaaatatataataaaaaaaaacaaaaaataggcGGTAACCTCAAGCCTAAGTATAACCAGGGGCGTAACACGAGTACAAAAGTTAAGAGGACCTAAAACTCGAGACTTCCAATAATGTCACGACCATACTCACTTTTCTTAATAAATCCACCTAGCAGCAAAGTAGAAAATAATCTAACCCTTCCCAATGGTTGGTTTTGTCCCATGCATATTATGGAgagtcttaaggcattaagatgttgggcttttatggattaagcacttattaagcatgcaaagtcataaagttggaaactttatgactcctaTTGACAATGTGACATTGGATCTGCAATTGGACGTATTAAGTCGTTATATTAAGCACTTTATGGGAAGAAAATGAAGTCTGGAGTTATGCTTCGCGAACctgggagtacgcccagcgtacacagtCAACAATCTCGATTTGATCAACGGAGGAGTACGTCCCGCGTACCTgcaaagtacgccccgcatacgctcACTGGGTCGACTCGGCTGAGTTGAATCAGTTGGGTTGACTCagttaacttatgattttgactcGTTTGACCTTGGACTTTGACTCTTTGTTGActccgttgacttttgaccaagtttgactttaggttaaACATGAGGGTTTGGATTGGCGATTGAGATTTTATATGGTTTTAATGTTAGTGGTTCCGCAGGAGCGAGAAATGCAGCAGGGATCGGATCATGATATTCTCGGGTTTCTTCATTTCAAGTGAGTTTCGCCTCATTATACCGTggatcaaaggcaccaatgtcggcacaCTAGTTTTCGGTTATCTATTAGTAGAGGGATGTCATAGGGACTGTATATAGTCACGTATGATATACTTAGGACTTTTGATCTAGGCTCtcttacatgttccttgtttggttgtggttctagggtAGGGTCATTTGtctgggtggctatctcacctctgattaTATATGGTCAGGCGTTTCTTAGATTGTTGTTACTTAGTATGACACGGTGTTGTAGTGATTGGTTAGATATGTATTCTGGTATCGAGTATGCAGATAGGTtgtggtgatctgttagatctgtattctAGTGTCGAGTAAGTTGTTATGTTGTGGTGACAGTGGCAGACAccgaaagttgtcacagcagtggcataattttgtttttcgtccgaatataataacataaaaaaagtTAAAAGTACTAGCACATCAAATCGATCCATTACATCTTAATATCTAAATTTGACATCTATGGGTACACATTTTTTGAAACCGATCCATTACATCTTCGATCTTCACTTTCATAAGTGCTTCTTTTTCAACATAAGAAATCATGGCATCGTTCAAAAAATCATCACCTATTTTGTTACATAGATCCGTCTTCAAAAACTTCATCGCTG includes:
- the LOC111883680 gene encoding glycine cleavage system H protein 2, mitochondrial; the protein is MAMASRLWASKAASYLKIATFNRGFASVVKDLKYADSHEWAKIEGKCVTIGITDHAQDHLGDVVYVELPEVGTDVTQGSGFGAVESVKATSDINSPVSGKVVEINEQLTSSPGLVNGSPYENGWIIKVEMSNTDEVKSLMDCDQYSKFCEEEDNH